Below is a genomic region from Scytonema millei VB511283.
ATGACAGAAGCGATCGCGTCTAATTCAACTTCCAACCAGGCTATCATCGTGCCGCAACTCATTGTTGGCTTGGGCAACCCAGAGCCTAAATACGACCAAACCCGCCATAATATCGGTTTTGCTGCTGTTGATGCGATCGCTCGTGCTTGGCAAATTCCACTGGCAGACAATCGCAAATTTCAGGGCATATTTGGTGAAGGTAGGAGTAATGCAGGTAAAATCCGCTTACTCAAACCCCTAACATATATGAATAACTCCGGTCAGGCAATTCGCGCTGTCACGGATTGGTATAAGCTACCACCAGAATCGGTACTGGCAATTTACGACGATATGGATCTCCCCTTGGGAAAAATTCGTCTGCGCTTATCCGGCTCGGCTGGCGGACACAACGGGATGAAAAGTGCGATCGCTCACCTAGGAACGCCAAACTTTCCCCGCCTACGAATCGGTATCGGTAGACCTCAAGGCAACAATACCAAAGAAGACGCATCGACTATATCTTACGTGCTAGGACGCTTTTCCTCTGCTCAAGCCCCATTAGTAGCTGAAGTTTTACAAATGGCGTTAGAAGCTGTAGAACTAAGCTTAAAGCAAGGAGTAGCGCAAGCAATGAACCGCTATAATAACCGCAATATCTTATTAAACGCTAAGGATACAAAACAGGCTGTAGGTAACTAGCGATCGCCTATCTTGTATCCTTATTTCACCTTTTATCTAACACGGTGACTTTCTTCCTTCAATCCAGTTCAGCAGCGTCACCAATTGAGAATATATTAAATTTAAATTTCCGATCTATCTATCTCATCCGTCGCTTGCGTCGAGCTGCAACAGCTTTGCGTTTGCGTTTCTCTTGGGGTGTTTCAAAATGACGATGATATTTTACATCCGCCAAAATTCCCGCTTTGGATACTTGGCGCTTGAACCGCCGTAATGCCGAATCAATTCCTTCATTTTCTCCGAGAAGCACTTGGGTCATTCTATCTCTTTCCTCAAAATCATCAATTCAATTGTAGTCTCCCCTAAAGTTCGTTTGTTCGGTGACTACATACCATAAATAGTGCTGGAAACCAGTTTAGCATTATCATTGTTGCCTTAACTAGGGGTAACCACCACTGGAAGAGAGCTGAGGAACAAGTCGTAAGTTGTAAGTCGTAAGTCGTAAGTAACTGACAACTGACAACCGATCGCTGATAACTGACAACTGATAACTGATAACTGATAACTGACATTTTGGGCAACATAAATACAGTTGCTCTCTTGTCCTATCGATGCTCGATCTCATTGCTGCTGCTTTTGAACGCCAAGATTATGACACCGCAGCCCAGTTATTACAGCAGCTGCGACATAGTTCTCCCGCAGACCCTTGGGTACAATTTTACTCGGGTAGATTAGATGAAATATCTGGCAAATTAGATACAGCCGCAGAGATTTATCGGCAACTGTTACTGGATTCGGATCGCGTTCACGCTAGGATTGTGGTGCAAGCGCGTCAGGGTATAACCCGCATTGAATCACTTATAAAGGCACAACGCCAGCAGGCGATCGCCCAAGCTACTGCCGATTCCGATAATATGCAAAAAGGCGTGTTGGTATTAGAACCGATTGCTAGCGATCGCAAATCTGAAGCTGCTGGCAATTTAGCCCAAATTATGCAAATTGACCCCTATACAGCTCGACTTCAGCTCCCAAGTCGCGGTTGGCGGTTGTATCGTACGGGAGCAATTGGCGAATTACAATTTTTCGGTCAACAACTTTTGGCTGCTAACATACCATGTTTTTGGTCAACTTTGGCAGAAATCGAACAGATCCAAGTTTTCCAAGCGCGATATTTTGAAGTCGCTCCAGCAGCCAGTGTTGTTTGTCAAAATGAAGTAGATGAGCTGAGTTTTCTGAGCTTTCAATGGTCGGAAGTGACTCATAAAGTGACGGGATTACTACCCCTTTTCGAGCAAGTCGTAGACCTAAATGTGCGTGGCAAGCTACAACGCAAAACTCAAACTCAAGACTACGCCCAATTCTGCGATTTACACTTAAGCGATCGCGGTTATATCGTGCGACTATGCGATCGCAATTATATGTTCCACAATGGCATTCCTTTTTCCGAGCAGCAAACGCACAATCAAACAACTGTCAGAATCAACTGGAATCATTTACAGAATTTTCTCGACCAAAAACTCGAACGCGCTGAATCCTGGTCGGATTTTACCATTTTTGCTGAAACAGCTTTGGATCGGAGCGATTTACTCGCTCCAATCCCATCTCACATCCATCTATTCCGCCGCGAACCCACTAACTGGGATGCGGCATTCCATCTTTACAGTGGATTAGCTTTCTTAAAAGGAAGGAAAAATTAATCTAGAGAGGCGATCCGCCACACTCTACATTTTGTACTTCAATCTAACCAGGAGTCTTCACTTGGCGTGCCATATCCAAGAAAGAATTCATATTTGCTCCAGGACGACGACGGCTGTTAGAAGCAGACGGCATTAGGTAGTTGGGCGCAAACGTAGAAGCAGCCTTACCATTGCTATCAGCAACAGCTTTCACTGGTTTGGTTGGCTTAACAACCTGAGCTTTGACTCCCTCAGCAGTTTGCACCAATTCTACTTCTACTTTAGGGGGTTGTTTTTTGGTAGGAGCCTCAGCTTTTGCCGTTTCTGCTTTAGCTGGTGCAACCGCATCAGCAGTTTTTACCTTCTCTGCTTTAGCTGGCTCTGCTTTAGCTGGCTCTGCTTTAGCGTTAGACTCAGATTCTTTAGTTGTTACAGCAGTGACGAGTTCTGACGCTTTAGCTTTAACTTCGTTAGTTGCTGAAGCAATTGATTTAGCAGCAGCTTTTAGTTCTTTGGGGACTTCTGTTTCTTCTAATTCAAGAAAATAACCATTACCCTTGCGCGGTTTATTGGGTTTACCTTCCAAGGATTTCTTGCTACTGAAAAAACCTAGAAAGAAGGACACTATCCCACTCAGTATTTTTTTGATCGAACCGAACATTTGCAATACTCCTGGCTTCTGACGATGAGATTGACGGCAACTTCTGAAAAACTCAACTAGACTGCGATCGCAACACAAGATCGATCGTGCTGCCCCCTGCGATCTGACAGCACTTGTTTCCTTTTATACTATTTCGCTTGCAGTTGAAATTGCTTCACTAGGCTAAATATCCCTAGATACTTCTCGCAGGTCACTCAAATTTGGATCTAATTAGGATTAATTATGAAATTTTTTGGGAATTTTATGCAAGATTAATATTTATTTCTTAACATTTATTTACCCTAAACCGCTCAAGTATTATTACTTAGTCCATTAGGAGTAGATAAACGCAGCAAATGTTAATAAAAATCTACATATTTTTAAGAAAGCGACGGTTGATGATGAGTGGCTGGTGGCTGGTGACTAGTAACTAGAAACGATTCTAGCCACCAGCCACTCGTCACTAGTCACTGATAACTGATAACTGATAACTGATAACTGTCTCTCATCTTTGCCACTGCTGTAATATGTAGTCATAAAATTTCTCGCGATCGACTCGCTCCATGACTTGAACTTTGCGCCCGCCAGGTTGAACTTTGGTGCGACCTTGGCTTGCACCTGTAGTTATAATTGTCGTTTCCCACTCCCGTAGTTGATAAAACTCTGGATGAGCCAGATACGCTGTGGCTAACACATCCCAAAAATAATAATCTTGCGGAATGACCAAGGCATAACACTGTCCTACCAAGTCTGAAAGGGGATAATGACGCTGTTTGCCCATTTGCCGCACGATCGCGGCTGTGACTGGAACATTATTTGTTAAATCGAGAGGACACATCACAATCGGAATCTGGGTTCGCCAAACGCGATCGACAGCCATTGCATCCCAGTAAGCATTCCATTCCGCCGAGCCATCTTGTCCTGGTTCGATGCTTTTTTCCACATTACCAGGAACATTCAACGCTCCACCCATCCAAACCAGGCGTTGAATCTTAGCTTCGATTTCTGGAGCTGTCTCTAAAGCAACTGCAATAGTGGTCAGGGGACCAGTTACCATCAAAGTCACGGGTTCTGGCGCATTCAGCAAGGTATGGATCGTAAACTCCTGACCTGTTTGCTCAACCAAAGGCGTGCGAATGGTATCTTGCTGGTTGAGAATGGGTAGGCAATCGACAATGAGAGAATCGCGGCGATAGAGACGGGGGAAAGGATTAATCCCGCGTACGGTACTAGCTGCAACTGGAATGCGATCGCATTCCATGAAATCGAGAATTTTACGGGTAGCACTGACAGCGGCGTGGGCGTAACAATCAGCTGGAGTGACAACAACACCGAGACATTCAACCTGCTCCATCGTCATCAGTAGCATAGTTGCTAGATAATCATCTACACCACCGTCACAATCCATTAGTACGAGTTGTTTAGACATAAATTGGAGAAATATTCATGGATGAGTTTATGGCAGCGGCGATCGCCCAAGCGCAACAAGGGTTAGCAGAAGGCGGTATTCCTATCGGTTCGGTACTGGTTAAAGATGGCAAAATTGTCGGCAAGGGACACAATAAGCGAGTTCAAGATGGCGATCCCGTAACTCATGCAGAAATCGATTGCCTCCGCAACGCAGGTAGAATTGGTAACTATAAAGGTACAACTCTTTATTCCACATTGATGCCTTGTTATCTCTGTGCTGGTGCTGTGGTGCAGTTTGGGATTAAAAAGGTGATTGCGGCTGAATCTGCCAATTTTGCTGGAGCCAAAGACTTTATGGAGGCACATGGCGTAGAAGTTATCGATTTAAATATGTATGAGTGCAAGCGAATGATGGGAGATTTTATTGAAGAAAATCCCTCTCTTTGGAATGAGGATATTGGTGAATAGGGTACGGCATAGCGCGTCAGACTCTACTCGATCGCAAAAAATAAGAGCGCCAAATCGTGCGCTCTCATTTCATTTATGTAATTTGATTCAAGCAACTTGCGAGTGTATTTCCTCTTCACTCGGTATCCAGTTAGCTGATAAGTCTTCAACCACACCTGTTTGTCTTAATTCCCTATCTCTCACGACTCTGACTATTAAGGTTGGCTGATAAACTCCATCAATAATCTGGTGTCCGTAACCGATGACATTGCCAGATTGTCCGCTAGCGTGATGAATAACGCGATCGCCGACTTGAAACATGGCTCACTCTCCTTATTTGAGGATATGGTTGTCTGCTGTTTCTTGTCTCGAACCTGGATCGTTAAATTGATTAAGTTGTTATTCTCCTTCTCTATGACTTGCCGTGAATTATATGTTGAGAGTCAACGTCGATTGATGGGTTGTTTGCCAAAATATTTTGTTCGCACTGACGAACACCTGACCTACAATTGACGCAAACGAACTGCCCAGACAACGCTCAATCAAATGAGAGAAAGTTATTTCGATTGGCAGCTACTAATATTGACTTTACTCTTACTTTATTCCAACGCCACAATATCAGACGCAATTTAACGAGTCAACAAGCTGAAAATATTTTGTAATCACTACTACGAGTTATTTGATAACTCAGTAGTATTTAAGTATTTCTTTAGTTCTGCTTTAACTTTTATGTACTCAGCCTCAAGCTCAGAGACAATTTCTCTACTCTTTGGGAACTCAATTGTGCTATTACGTCCGATGATTTCTAATTGCTTTGATAGCTGACTGAAATGCATTGCGCCCAAAGTAGCACTACTAGACTTAAGAGTATGGGCTGCTCGTTGTAATTCTGTAGCATTTACAGATGCGATCGCAGTTTGAATTGTTTGAATTAATTTTGGAGTGTCTTCTAAATAAGCATCAACCACCACTGCGATCGTTGCGGCTCCACCTTCCCCCGCCATCTCCTTTAATGCTTGCAAAGCCTTAGGATCGATTACAGGAGAGGATAAAGGTGGTACGTGGTGCGATTGATGCGGGTGTGGGGTGTGGGGTGTGGGGTGTAGGGTGTAGTGAGTGACTAGTGACTGGTGGCTAGTGGCGCGTGGTTTTTCTCCCTCAGCTCCCCCAGCTCCCTCAGCTCTCTTCTCCCGACTCCCGGCTCCCGACTCCCGACTCCCATCTTCTACGGGATGGCACTGACTCAAAGCCTGAGCCAAATGCTCGATCTTCACGGGTTTAGTTAGGTAATCGTCCATACCAGCATAGAGACAGGCTTCGCGATCGCCCTGCATGGCATTTGCAGTCATAGCCACAATTCGCGGTTTATGCGGATGGAACCAACGCTGGCAAATTTGTCTTGCTGCCTCCAATCCATCCATTTCTGGCATCTGTACGTCCATCAACACAACATCGTAAGGCTGACGTTGCAGCGCGGCTAGAACTTCCAGTCCATTGTTAGCAACATCTGCCCGATATCCCATCTGCTGCAACATTAATAACGCTACCTTTTGATTCACCGTATTATCTTCAGCTAATAAAATATTTAAAGGATGAGTTTGCGCTATTTGAGCGCTAAGAGTTGAGGATTTAGGCAAAAATGGTGCAACTTGGGATGGCTGCGACTGTTCGCTCAAAATTTTCAACAGTACGTTATAAAGCTGAGATTGTTTGACAGGCTTTGTCAGACAGGCAGATAACTTGACTGCTGGACTTTGACTGGCGACTTCTGGCTTACCCATAGAAGTCAAGAGGAGCAAAGGTAGCTTGCGGTAGCTAGGTTGTTGGTGGATGGTTGTCGCTAGGCTTAAACCGTCCATCTGCGGCATTTGCATATCTAACACTGCTAGATCGAACGGATCTCCACGTTGCAACCATTCCAATGCTTCTGCACCAGAAGCAGCCGCACGGGGAAGCATTCCCCAAGATTGAGCTTGCAACATCAGAATTTTACGATTAGTAGGGCTATCATCCACAATTAGCAAACGCTTACCGTGCAATTGCGGCAAAATACAGAAACTCTCATTTTGCACGATATTGGGTGCTGCTACGGTAATCGTAAAGTGGAAGGTAGAACCAACCCCGACTTGACTCTCTACCCACATTCTCCCGCCCATCATCTCAGTTAATCGCTGAGAGATCGCTAAACCCAACCCCGTCCCGCCATATTGACGAGTAGTGGAAGTATCGACTTGACTGAAGGACTTAAATAACCGATCCATGCGATCGGTAGGAATTCCAATCCCAGTGTCTTTAACGGCAAATTGAATTTCATAGAATCTCGGCATGAGATAGTCGGCAGTCTGCGGCAGTTGCTCTTTTTTTCTTCCCTCTAGATACTCGCTACTATTTACCTCTTTAGTCGTGACTGAAACTACAACTTCTCCATGCTCCGTGAACTTCACTGCATTGCTCAGCAAGTTGACTAGAATTTGACACAGCCGCGTCACGTCTCCCACAATCGTATCTGGTGTTTGTGGATCGAGCAGGTAAGCCAGCTCCAGATTCTTTTCCGCCGCATGAGGAGCTAGCACGTCGAGAGAATTTTCAATGCAAACTCGCAAATCGAAGGGTTGTTCTTCCAAATCCAACTTGTCTGATTCAATTTTGGAAAAGTCTAGAATGTCGTTGATGATTGTCAGTAAAGCATCGCCGCTTCTGCGAATCGTATCTACAAAATCTTGCTGTTGGGGAGTTAGAGATGTATTGAGTAGCAAACCTGTCATGCCGACAACTCCATTCATGGGAGTACGGATTTCATGGCTCATGTTGGCGAGAAACGCACTTTTAGCTTGATTGGCAGCCTCAGCTGTGGTACGAGCCATCTGCGTTTCCAATTGCAACACTTCCAATGCTGTTTTTGATTCCACAAGTTGCATACTAGAGGCTTCCGCTTGCTCTAAGGCTGTCTGTAAAGCTACCGTTCTCGCGGCTACTTCTTGTTCTAGCTTCGTATTTTGATCTGCCAACTGGGCATCCCGATGAGCGATCGCATTTGCCATCTTGTTAAATGATGTCGCCAGATAGCCCAATTCATCTTGTCTATCGGCATCTAATTGGATATCTAAGTTTCCCGCTGCAATCAGTTCTGTAGCTGTCAGCAATCTCCTTAAAGGTTTAGCAATTTGCTGGCGTAAAGTGACAAATATTAAGGCAATTTCTATTAACAGTGATGATAGCCCTAAGATCGGGATAAATTTAGCGTTAGACCATGCCTGCTGGAACAAAATTGACTTGGGAAGGACAACTACGAAATACCAATTCAGAGCGGGAATGCTAGTAACAGCAAGATACTCGTTATTTTGAGCATTATCTATGACTATTTCTCCAGGTTGAATCTGCTTGACTAATTTAAAAATAGTTTGCAAATGCAAATCGCCCGCTCGATCGAGATAATATTTACCCTGACTAGCTTGAATTTGTGACCGGAAAGACGCGCCCGCAAGCCCCTAGTCTTCTAGCTATGGGGATAAGGGCGCAGGCGATTTTAATCGCCGTCAAACTTCTTTCTGAAACTGAATATACTGCTTAATTACTTCTAAAGGCGCTCCACCAACAGTAGAGATAAAGTACGAGTTACTCCAAAGAGTAGGAAGTCTGCTTTTCAAGTGTGGAAACTCTTGTCTTAAATAACGAGACGATGCGCCCTTAAAACGTTTAATCGCTTTGTGTACCCCGAACTGCGGGTCTACCTCGACTAGCAAGTGTACGTGGTCGGGCATAATCTCCATCTCTAAAATATCTACTTGAATTTCTTGGGCTATCTGTTGCAAGATTTCTTTGAGTCGAATATCCACACCCGACTTGAGTACTGAGCGTCTGTATTTGGGACACCAGACGATGTGGTACTTACAGGAGTAGACAACGTTTTTGTTGGATTTGAATTGATGTTTCAATTTTTATTTGTGTTATTTAAGTCATAGCTGTATACTAACTTTAGCTTAAGTGTATAGTAACTATGTTAGTCGGATATATCTACAAGCTCAACCCGTCTCCCAGTCAATCGGCTGTGATGGAGAAGCACGTAGAGATGTTAAGACTGCAATACAACTTTCGGATTCGTGAAAGAGCCCAAGCGTATGAGCAAGCCAAAAGTCCGGTGCTAGGCAATTACTGCGATCTAGCAACTTCATCTGAGTGCTGTCCTCTAACTTGCTCTGTCTCGAAAAATGCACTATACGGCTCTCCTTGGACAGCATCGGGCAAGAAGCGAAGCGCGTTGGCACAACAAGATGCCGATTTACCCAACCTTAAGCGAGAGCGCCCCTGGTACGGGCAGATTCAGCACCACGTTCTCCAGCAAATGCTGCGGCGGGTAGACGATGCCTTTCAACGGTTCTTTCGAGGAGAGGCGGGCTACCCCAAACCCAAGCGACGAAGTAAATTTCGCTCGTTTAGCTATCCTCCTGGAGACGTGCGCTTTCAAGGTAATCGCGTTCGTCTGCCTGGGATTGGTTGGTGTCGGTTTTTCCAGTCCCGCCCGTTTCCAGACGGCTTTACCGTCAAGACTGTAACAGTCCGCTCTAAGGCTGATGGCTGGTATATTAGCGTTCGATTGCAGGATAATTCTGTCCCAACCACCCCAACACCACTAGCTGTAAAAAGTGCAATTGGTGTGGATGTTGGTATAGCCAAACTAGCTTCTATCGACACGGGCGAAATTATTCCCAACCCAGGCTTCCTGAAATCTAGCTCAAGGCGACGGCGAATATTACATAGACGCGCATCTCGCAAGAGAAAAGGGTCTAAGAACCGTCGTAAAGCATATAAAAAACTAGCTTGTCTTGAACAAAAAATAGAGCGGCGACGCACGGATTATCAGTGGAAAGTAGCACACAAACTAACCCGTACCACCGATCTCATCATCTTCGAGGATCTCAATATCAAGCGAATGATGGCACGCTGCAAGCCCAAGGTAGATCCCGAAACCGGACGCTACCTACATAACGGTCAGGCTGCGAAGCGAGGTTTGAATCGAGTTATCGGAGATGCGGCTTGGGGTGAGTTGAAACAAAAAACAATTGTCGTGGCTGCGAAGTCAGGTGTTT
It encodes:
- the tnpA gene encoding IS200/IS605 family transposase; translation: MKHQFKSNKNVVYSCKYHIVWCPKYRRSVLKSGVDIRLKEILQQIAQEIQVDILEMEIMPDHVHLLVEVDPQFGVHKAIKRFKGASSRYLRQEFPHLKSRLPTLWSNSYFISTVGGAPLEVIKQYIQFQKEV
- the rpsU gene encoding 30S ribosomal protein S21 encodes the protein MTQVLLGENEGIDSALRRFKRQVSKAGILADVKYHRHFETPQEKRKRKAVAARRKRRMR
- a CDS encoding nucleoside hydrolase, yielding MSKQLVLMDCDGGVDDYLATMLLMTMEQVECLGVVVTPADCYAHAAVSATRKILDFMECDRIPVAASTVRGINPFPRLYRRDSLIVDCLPILNQQDTIRTPLVEQTGQEFTIHTLLNAPEPVTLMVTGPLTTIAVALETAPEIEAKIQRLVWMGGALNVPGNVEKSIEPGQDGSAEWNAYWDAMAVDRVWRTQIPIVMCPLDLTNNVPVTAAIVRQMGKQRHYPLSDLVGQCYALVIPQDYYFWDVLATAYLAHPEFYQLREWETTIITTGASQGRTKVQPGGRKVQVMERVDREKFYDYILQQWQR
- a CDS encoding response regulator, translated to MQTIFKLVKQIQPGEIVIDNAQNNEYLAVTSIPALNWYFVVVLPKSILFQQAWSNAKFIPILGLSSLLIEIALIFVTLRQQIAKPLRRLLTATELIAAGNLDIQLDADRQDELGYLATSFNKMANAIAHRDAQLADQNTKLEQEVAARTVALQTALEQAEASSMQLVESKTALEVLQLETQMARTTAEAANQAKSAFLANMSHEIRTPMNGVVGMTGLLLNTSLTPQQQDFVDTIRRSGDALLTIINDILDFSKIESDKLDLEEQPFDLRVCIENSLDVLAPHAAEKNLELAYLLDPQTPDTIVGDVTRLCQILVNLLSNAVKFTEHGEVVVSVTTKEVNSSEYLEGRKKEQLPQTADYLMPRFYEIQFAVKDTGIGIPTDRMDRLFKSFSQVDTSTTRQYGGTGLGLAISQRLTEMMGGRMWVESQVGVGSTFHFTITVAAPNIVQNESFCILPQLHGKRLLIVDDSPTNRKILMLQAQSWGMLPRAAASGAEALEWLQRGDPFDLAVLDMQMPQMDGLSLATTIHQQPSYRKLPLLLLTSMGKPEVASQSPAVKLSACLTKPVKQSQLYNVLLKILSEQSQPSQVAPFLPKSSTLSAQIAQTHPLNILLAEDNTVNQKVALLMLQQMGYRADVANNGLEVLAALQRQPYDVVLMDVQMPEMDGLEAARQICQRWFHPHKPRIVAMTANAMQGDREACLYAGMDDYLTKPVKIEHLAQALSQCHPVEDGSRESGAGSREKRAEGAGGAEGEKPRATSHQSLVTHYTLHPTPHTPHPHQSHHVPPLSSPVIDPKALQALKEMAGEGGAATIAVVVDAYLEDTPKLIQTIQTAIASVNATELQRAAHTLKSSSATLGAMHFSQLSKQLEIIGRNSTIEFPKSREIVSELEAEYIKVKAELKKYLNTTELSNNS
- a CDS encoding RNA-guided endonuclease InsQ/TnpB family protein, translated to MLVGYIYKLNPSPSQSAVMEKHVEMLRLQYNFRIRERAQAYEQAKSPVLGNYCDLATSSECCPLTCSVSKNALYGSPWTASGKKRSALAQQDADLPNLKRERPWYGQIQHHVLQQMLRRVDDAFQRFFRGEAGYPKPKRRSKFRSFSYPPGDVRFQGNRVRLPGIGWCRFFQSRPFPDGFTVKTVTVRSKADGWYISVRLQDNSVPTTPTPLAVKSAIGVDVGIAKLASIDTGEIIPNPGFLKSSSRRRRILHRRASRKRKGSKNRRKAYKKLACLEQKIERRRTDYQWKVAHKLTRTTDLIIFEDLNIKRMMARCKPKVDPETGRYLHNGQAAKRGLNRVIGDAAWGELKQKTIVVAAKSGVLIHSIHPRHTSQECSCCGYKSPTNRDQEKFLCESCGHIADADIDAAVVIRQRGLKELGISLPLLGVPQKVTPEKPVARQGKSATLVAESRNPQKYEQLSIFEWRKSG
- the pth gene encoding aminoacyl-tRNA hydrolase, whose product is MTEAIASNSTSNQAIIVPQLIVGLGNPEPKYDQTRHNIGFAAVDAIARAWQIPLADNRKFQGIFGEGRSNAGKIRLLKPLTYMNNSGQAIRAVTDWYKLPPESVLAIYDDMDLPLGKIRLRLSGSAGGHNGMKSAIAHLGTPNFPRLRIGIGRPQGNNTKEDASTISYVLGRFSSAQAPLVAEVLQMALEAVELSLKQGVAQAMNRYNNRNILLNAKDTKQAVGN
- a CDS encoding tetratricopeptide repeat protein produces the protein MLDLIAAAFERQDYDTAAQLLQQLRHSSPADPWVQFYSGRLDEISGKLDTAAEIYRQLLLDSDRVHARIVVQARQGITRIESLIKAQRQQAIAQATADSDNMQKGVLVLEPIASDRKSEAAGNLAQIMQIDPYTARLQLPSRGWRLYRTGAIGELQFFGQQLLAANIPCFWSTLAEIEQIQVFQARYFEVAPAASVVCQNEVDELSFLSFQWSEVTHKVTGLLPLFEQVVDLNVRGKLQRKTQTQDYAQFCDLHLSDRGYIVRLCDRNYMFHNGIPFSEQQTHNQTTVRINWNHLQNFLDQKLERAESWSDFTIFAETALDRSDLLAPIPSHIHLFRREPTNWDAAFHLYSGLAFLKGRKN
- a CDS encoding nucleoside deaminase; this translates as MDEFMAAAIAQAQQGLAEGGIPIGSVLVKDGKIVGKGHNKRVQDGDPVTHAEIDCLRNAGRIGNYKGTTLYSTLMPCYLCAGAVVQFGIKKVIAAESANFAGAKDFMEAHGVEVIDLNMYECKRMMGDFIEENPSLWNEDIGE